The nucleotide sequence GGAGCAGACGATTATTTAAACAAACCATTCGATTCTGAAGTTTTACTAATGAAGATTAAAGCAATTATGCAACGCAAATCATCGGAAGTAAAAGCAGAAAATACTAAATTCGAATTTCAAATCGGTAAGTTTAATTTGAATTCCAAACTTCGCTTTTTAACATTCGAAAACGAAGAACCTATCAAATTGTCACCAAAAGAGAATGAATTGTTGAAAATGTTGGCTCTTTATGAAAACGATTTAATGCCACGCGAAGTAGCCTTAACAAAAATATGGCGCGATGACAATTATTTCACATCAAGAAGTATGGACGTGTACATTGCCAAATTACGAAAATACTTAAAGCCCGATGAAAATGTAGAGATTTTAAACATCCACGGCGAAGGTTTCCGATTGGTAATTAAAAATAAGGAGTAATATATTAAACTCAAAGTATGAAAAATGCCCCAATTAGTTTCTTGCTATTTGGGGCATTTCCATCACCCCCAACTAAAATTTTCCACATTAAAAAGGGCATCTTAAATTGCGCATTTATTTGTCAAATTTTAAAAAAATACCTACATTGTACTTTTAAAACTCTTATAAAACATGCTTCAAATTATTAACCAAATTTTTGAAATCGAAAAAAAATCCAGCGATCAAAACATTTCCCTTTTTGAACGAAATTTTGAACGTATTCATCATGAACTGCAAGAAATGGGCTACACAGTCAGCAACCCAATTGGCAAACAATACGATGCACGCGATACTTCGGTAGAAGCTAATATTGTTGGAAATGCTGCAAACCCAATCATTACTAAAGTTTTAAAGCCTGCTATTTTTCAAAATGATGGCACAGGAACGGTTTTGCTACAAAAAGGAATTGTAATTGCTGAATAATATGGGAACAATTAATTTCGGAATAGATTTAGGAACAACCAATTCGGGTATTGCTCAATTCACAAACGGTAAAGTAACTATTTACAAAAATCCCGTGGGCTTTAGCGATACATTACCTTCGATTGTTGCTTACAAGAAAGGCAGAATATTTATTGGCGACAAAGCCCGAGAGCTTCTAAAAACGGCTCATTTAGATGTGTTTTCGTCTTTCAAACGGAAAATGGGTACCGAACATTTATATCAGATAGCCGATACACAGGAGCAAAAAAGCCCGGTGGAATTATCGGCAATGATTCTTAAAGAGCTGCAAAGTTTTTTGCCCGATGAAAAACCGCAAGCTATTGTGATTACCATTCCGGCTTCTTTCGATACGGTACAATCAAATGCTACAAAAAAAGCCGGGTTATTGGCTGGTTTTCAACAAGTGGTTTTGTTGCAAGAACCCATTGCTGCTTGTTTGGCGTATGCCAATTCGCAAGAACAAGATCAAACGCAAGAAAAAAATTGGTTGGTATATGATTTTGGTGGCGGTACTTTTGATGTAGCTTTGGTGAAAATTAACGAACGCGAACTAAAAATAACCG is from Paenimyroides aestuarii and encodes:
- a CDS encoding response regulator transcription factor, with translation METNNKKILLVEDDPNFGSILKDYLIMNDFEVTLAKNGMEGFEKFKKDTFDLCILDVMMPYKDGFTLAREIRDKNKEIPLIFLTAKTMKEDVLKGYKVGADDYLNKPFDSEVLLMKIKAIMQRKSSEVKAENTKFEFQIGKFNLNSKLRFLTFENEEPIKLSPKENELLKMLALYENDLMPREVALTKIWRDDNYFTSRSMDVYIAKLRKYLKPDENVEILNIHGEGFRLVIKNKE